One stretch of Streptomyces agglomeratus DNA includes these proteins:
- a CDS encoding sigma-70 family RNA polymerase sigma factor, with protein sequence MKAALAVLLTRLRNAAADGAVSESVFLEQAGALGLGPVERERLREELAALGLPVPGLVAHADGDGPNAEKVALIREENVSSLVFPSRDVVRGLLSQYADPEGYVTLRALDGVTRLAGLGVRDAAAVRAGVRLRGEAVARAEAPATGTGTGTESVVRLTEVEAYPLEGVAEDEPFPRQEATTGAGTGDLTAAVAAALTVLENDRFRRRPDMRLLSAEAEVGLAVLVRGGPDRMAEEPDDDTLSVLPTDDLRVRARDCLVLHNQRLVHKMVPRYLEQGLDYDDLFQHGALGLMRAARKFDPAKGFKFSTYATWWVRQSISRGIADEGAVIRIPVHMHEQVRKVALAERTLAIQGRPAGVADVAVYCDLTMQKVEEARKLSRRTDSLDRVIGDGVPLGDFIGWTNPLPSVEKGVLDAILLDQIMSVVDTFSEREAHILVRRLGLDGDEPSTLDELGKQIGRTRERVRQIESKAKTQFRLRLAEAGLTAAYQYGGGLGTEPGRAERQPGGQRAGSGAGAGAGAPTESSGAKRVPDTLPGAAPKPASLEEVAQSAEAGKTLDAECLKERTVASPGDHTAPGDVLTDSATETPPEARIALTHEPGEQVDRRPEGRSDDPPPVTKQGLGPVVDAHDAESSIGLVHEPRTQPVLESAPEGSPSAQAVTVASGPSAPEPVIPEQTQDTADWQQALRMPTEFGGGVAWLADYALLAVGHAQLIAPLGPSSADAVARAARDGGVLDRPVIAALEVLRRVFDAVKEAGLRPEDFLERPAEALVGMTPRAYLAARPLVLSESRLALRDSLREFVAEVPLRAGQRAAPADRSSASFVAESRPGPGPGPGSSGQMREVAVPDASASHGSTDAPTAQEQPVSLLKAGRGSASPRTPEMPRSGTANRRTGRGEAEPDAERRLTDLSRAFEAELTRERDKAQRNLAEERQAAEARRIVALAETERQLDALEDTLLRRADKALLRNEQRLRAQAEERIARLKDGHREAQQTLVERAEHAELRERAARTALAAAGERGAWAKERANDIEQHARTAMQRADDAELRANTAEEGAAVLHLRANEAQRRAENTGQQLRRYREEGEARIAGLEERLRQTEVLLAERHGALRAAQQQASAQVAAAEQRATARIAQTEHDAWARITDLQQQLAAERAAAADRSTFRDRWRRS encoded by the coding sequence CGTTCCCGGGTTGGTGGCGCATGCAGACGGTGACGGTCCGAATGCGGAAAAGGTTGCACTGATCCGTGAAGAAAATGTGTCCAGTCTTGTCTTCCCCTCCCGCGACGTGGTTCGGGGGCTGCTGAGCCAGTATGCCGACCCCGAAGGTTATGTGACCCTGCGCGCGCTGGACGGGGTCACCCGTCTGGCCGGACTCGGTGTGCGAGACGCGGCTGCCGTGCGGGCCGGGGTGCGTTTACGGGGCGAGGCCGTCGCGAGGGCGGAGGCGCCGGCGACGGGTACGGGTACGGGTACGGAAAGCGTGGTCAGGCTTACCGAGGTCGAGGCATACCCATTGGAGGGTGTCGCGGAGGACGAGCCCTTCCCGCGGCAGGAGGCGACGACTGGAGCGGGCACGGGGGACCTCACGGCCGCCGTGGCCGCCGCGCTGACCGTCCTGGAGAACGACCGCTTCCGGCGGCGGCCGGATATGCGTCTACTGAGCGCCGAAGCGGAAGTCGGACTCGCCGTGTTGGTACGGGGCGGACCGGACCGTATGGCCGAGGAACCTGACGACGATACTCTCAGCGTCCTGCCCACCGACGACCTCAGGGTCCGAGCCCGGGACTGTCTCGTCCTGCACAACCAGCGACTTGTGCACAAGATGGTGCCCCGGTATCTGGAACAGGGTTTGGATTATGACGACTTGTTCCAGCACGGCGCGCTGGGGTTGATGCGGGCGGCGCGGAAGTTCGACCCGGCCAAGGGCTTCAAATTCTCGACGTATGCGACCTGGTGGGTCCGCCAGTCGATCAGCCGGGGTATCGCGGACGAGGGCGCCGTCATTCGCATCCCGGTCCACATGCATGAACAGGTTCGTAAGGTGGCGCTGGCGGAGCGCACCCTCGCGATTCAGGGGCGGCCCGCCGGAGTCGCCGACGTGGCTGTGTACTGCGACTTGACGATGCAGAAGGTCGAGGAAGCCCGGAAACTGAGCCGGCGCACCGACTCCCTCGACCGGGTCATTGGGGACGGGGTGCCTTTGGGCGACTTCATCGGGTGGACGAATCCACTGCCGTCGGTGGAGAAAGGCGTGCTCGACGCGATCCTGCTGGACCAGATCATGAGTGTTGTCGACACGTTCTCCGAACGCGAGGCCCATATCCTCGTCCGGCGCCTGGGTCTGGACGGGGACGAGCCGTCGACCCTGGACGAGTTGGGCAAACAGATCGGACGGACCCGAGAGCGCGTCAGGCAGATCGAATCAAAGGCCAAGACACAGTTCCGGTTACGGTTGGCGGAGGCCGGTCTTACCGCTGCGTACCAGTACGGCGGGGGCCTTGGAACGGAACCCGGCAGGGCCGAGAGGCAGCCCGGTGGACAGCGAGCCGGCAGCGGAGCAGGTGCCGGAGCTGGGGCTCCGACAGAAAGTTCCGGGGCAAAGCGGGTGCCCGACACGCTGCCCGGCGCCGCACCGAAGCCGGCTTCGCTGGAAGAAGTGGCACAGTCCGCCGAAGCGGGGAAGACGCTGGACGCCGAATGCCTCAAAGAGCGAACGGTGGCCAGTCCCGGCGATCACACAGCACCGGGTGACGTCTTGACGGACTCTGCGACGGAGACCCCGCCGGAGGCCCGCATCGCGCTTACGCATGAGCCCGGGGAGCAGGTGGACCGTCGGCCCGAGGGGCGCTCGGATGATCCCCCGCCGGTGACGAAACAGGGGCTTGGACCAGTGGTTGACGCGCATGACGCCGAGTCGAGCATCGGACTGGTGCACGAGCCGCGCACGCAGCCGGTGCTGGAGTCCGCGCCGGAGGGTTCACCTTCGGCGCAGGCCGTCACTGTGGCGAGCGGGCCGTCAGCCCCTGAGCCGGTGATTCCCGAACAGACGCAGGACACAGCGGACTGGCAGCAGGCCCTGCGGATGCCGACCGAGTTCGGCGGGGGAGTGGCGTGGCTGGCCGATTACGCGCTGCTGGCGGTGGGGCATGCACAGCTCATTGCGCCGCTCGGTCCGTCCTCGGCAGACGCCGTCGCGCGTGCCGCGCGGGACGGGGGGGTGCTCGACCGGCCGGTGATAGCGGCCCTGGAGGTTTTGCGGCGCGTGTTCGACGCCGTGAAGGAGGCTGGGCTGCGGCCGGAGGATTTCCTGGAAAGGCCGGCCGAGGCGCTGGTAGGTATGACTCCGCGCGCGTATCTGGCGGCCAGACCCCTGGTGCTGAGCGAGTCGCGCCTCGCGCTGCGTGACTCCTTGCGGGAGTTCGTCGCCGAGGTCCCGCTGCGTGCCGGTCAGAGAGCGGCACCCGCCGACAGGTCGTCGGCCAGTTTCGTGGCGGAGTCCCGCCCGGGGCCGGGTCCAGGGCCCGGGAGCAGTGGGCAGATGCGTGAGGTCGCAGTGCCGGACGCGTCGGCAAGCCACGGCAGTACTGACGCACCGACGGCCCAGGAGCAGCCGGTGTCTCTGCTCAAGGCCGGACGCGGATCCGCGTCCCCAAGGACCCCCGAGATGCCCAGGTCCGGGACCGCGAACCGACGCACCGGGCGGGGAGAGGCGGAGCCTGATGCTGAACGGCGTCTCACCGACCTGAGCCGTGCGTTCGAAGCCGAGCTGACCCGCGAACGCGACAAAGCCCAGCGGAACCTCGCCGAGGAGCGGCAGGCTGCCGAAGCCCGACGCATCGTTGCCCTCGCGGAGACCGAGCGGCAGCTCGATGCCCTGGAGGACACGCTGCTGCGCCGGGCGGACAAGGCGCTGCTCCGCAACGAGCAGCGCCTGCGTGCACAAGCCGAAGAGCGGATCGCGCGCCTCAAGGACGGGCACCGCGAGGCGCAGCAGACCCTGGTCGAGCGGGCCGAACACGCCGAGCTGAGGGAACGCGCGGCACGGACAGCCCTGGCCGCGGCCGGCGAGCGCGGCGCTTGGGCAAAGGAGCGCGCCAACGACATCGAGCAGCACGCCCGTACGGCCATGCAGCGCGCCGACGATGCCGAACTAAGGGCGAATACAGCCGAAGAGGGGGCAGCAGTACTGCACCTGCGGGCGAACGAAGCCCAGCGGCGGGCGGAGAATACCGGTCAGCAGCTACGGCGCTACCGCGAGGAAGGAGAGGCCCGCATCGCGGGCCTGGAGGAGCGGCTGCGGCAGACGGAAGTCCTGCTCGCCGAACGTCACGGGGCTCTCCGCGCCGCCCAACAGCAGGCATCGGCCCAGGTGGCGGCGGCCGAACAGCGGGCTACGGCGCGGATCGCCCAGACCGAGCACGACGCATGGGCCCGCATCACCGACTTGCAGCAACAACTCGCCGCCGAACGTGCGGCCGCCGCGGACCGTTCCACGTTTCGCGATCGGTGGCGCCGGTCCTGA
- the panD gene encoding aspartate 1-decarboxylase — translation MLRTMFKSKIHRATVTEADLHYVGSVTVDAALLEAADLLPGELVHIVDITNGARLETYVIEGERGSGVIGINGAAAHLVHPGDLVILISYAQVDDAEARALEPRIVHVDEGNRIVSLGADASEPVPGSDTVRSPYARPGAGSGKVSAITA, via the coding sequence ATGCTTCGTACCATGTTCAAGTCCAAGATCCACCGTGCCACCGTGACGGAGGCCGATCTTCACTACGTCGGGTCTGTCACCGTCGATGCCGCGCTGCTGGAGGCGGCCGATCTGCTGCCGGGGGAGCTCGTCCACATCGTCGACATCACCAACGGTGCCCGCCTTGAGACGTACGTCATCGAGGGCGAGCGCGGTTCGGGTGTCATCGGGATCAACGGCGCCGCCGCGCACCTGGTCCACCCCGGTGACCTCGTCATCCTCATCAGTTACGCCCAGGTCGACGACGCCGAGGCGCGGGCCCTTGAGCCGCGGATCGTGCACGTGGACGAGGGGAACCGGATCGTCTCGCTCGGTGCCGACGCGTCGGAGCCCGTGCCGGGCAGCGACACCGTCCGCAGCCCGTACGCGCGCCCGGGCGCCGGGTCCGGGAAGGTGTCCGCGATCACCGCCTAG
- a CDS encoding helicase-related protein, with the protein MDPRQELVSYLHRRLVGPASGEHELLEAPPDREYLMGTLYPQEADLQKQLDLAAEELEGAGSEGGAEDTAPAADPVPESNSWLPSSLGFSFYTDATTIDVRCAGARYRTLAATGERGRRWERLPLTEETHALRPGRDHVPVLDGRGEVRIRRRAFGAGQLVTVALVNTAHHEQALGKAAQWDRMLFQVELEARPADGDVLPYPSVRLASRDLEEQELRLQYRHVRTHAVGHGCAVEERYTERGERTVVALKAAVMPEAEVSGVRAAGFTGSPVLNVLHLADPTVPLAQLNEELAEFAADYRAWYLGQLNTEVPAWGRGAADRILARVNAAVTRIESGVRTLCDPARPELLRAFRTANRAMALQMRHSARDQAGERRARRDAVLLDPEPSPDAVWRPFQLAFFLLALDGVADPRHRDRATADLIWFPTGGGKTEAYLLLAAFAMVLRRGEKGGGGTAVLSRYTLSLLTTQQFQRAATTICALETLRRADPAPYGDEPFSIGLWVGESTSPNSYEKARAVFDDVRGAARPDDAFILDRCPWCGTRVVPAHKSPDIGDYGVRATADSFSFYCPREECAFHDELPVAVVDEQLYDRPPTFVLGTVDKFARLAWEPRSGRLFGAGSGNLPPSLVIQDELHLLTGPLGTTVGLYEAAVLGLCTDRDGIGPKVVASTATIRRSGEQIRALYGSGAQLFPPAGLDSRHSYFAEPDTSRPGRRYLGVMAQGHTAGRAAVATAAAMLQGAYELPEEHRDAYWTLVAYHHSLRELGRTVTAAADDIPAQLTGLDSGSGIRGLADHQVQELTSNLPRAEQPVLLDRLEKPWRDPQSVSFLPCTNMLSVGIDVKRLALMLMQGQPKTTAEYIQATSRVGRHTVPGLVVTFFNATRPRDRSHYETFDAYHRSLYRYVEPTSVTPWSVPSRRRALHAALVILVRHRHRLGLAAENQAGNILDRLPEVEALVEELALRAAAGEPSAADAVRKEIAELLADWEDAAREVRKDGREMYYRSQGKGQSNLIKSFEQRYGLWETPNSMRNVDRECQVMVKGADL; encoded by the coding sequence ATGGACCCCAGACAGGAACTCGTCTCTTACCTGCACCGCCGGCTCGTCGGTCCTGCCTCCGGGGAACACGAGCTGCTCGAAGCGCCGCCCGACCGCGAGTACCTCATGGGCACGCTGTATCCGCAGGAGGCCGATCTGCAGAAGCAGTTGGACCTCGCAGCGGAGGAGCTCGAGGGCGCCGGCTCGGAAGGCGGCGCCGAGGACACGGCGCCCGCGGCGGACCCCGTGCCCGAGTCCAACTCTTGGCTGCCGTCCTCACTGGGCTTCAGCTTCTACACCGACGCGACGACCATCGACGTCCGCTGCGCCGGAGCCCGCTACAGGACTCTCGCCGCCACCGGTGAGCGGGGCCGCCGCTGGGAGCGCCTCCCGCTGACGGAGGAGACCCACGCGCTACGGCCGGGCCGCGACCACGTCCCCGTGCTCGACGGGCGCGGCGAAGTCCGCATCCGCAGGCGCGCCTTTGGCGCCGGACAGCTCGTCACCGTGGCCCTGGTCAACACCGCGCACCACGAACAGGCGCTCGGCAAGGCCGCACAATGGGACCGGATGCTCTTCCAGGTCGAACTTGAAGCGCGGCCCGCCGACGGTGATGTCCTGCCCTACCCGAGCGTGCGGCTGGCCAGCCGTGACCTGGAGGAACAGGAGCTGCGTCTCCAGTACCGGCACGTCCGCACACACGCCGTGGGCCACGGGTGCGCGGTCGAGGAACGGTACACGGAGCGCGGCGAGCGGACGGTAGTGGCTCTGAAGGCCGCCGTCATGCCAGAGGCCGAGGTCAGCGGTGTCCGGGCCGCCGGCTTCACCGGATCCCCCGTACTGAACGTGCTCCATCTCGCCGATCCCACCGTCCCTCTCGCGCAACTTAACGAGGAACTCGCGGAGTTCGCCGCCGATTACCGAGCCTGGTACCTGGGACAGCTGAACACCGAAGTCCCCGCGTGGGGCCGGGGGGCCGCCGACCGAATCCTGGCACGCGTCAACGCTGCCGTTACCCGGATCGAGTCCGGCGTGCGTACCCTCTGCGATCCGGCGCGGCCCGAGCTGCTGCGCGCCTTCCGCACCGCCAACCGTGCGATGGCCCTTCAGATGCGGCACTCCGCTCGCGATCAGGCAGGTGAACGCCGCGCCCGCCGCGACGCGGTGCTCCTTGACCCGGAGCCGAGCCCGGACGCCGTATGGCGGCCCTTCCAGCTCGCGTTCTTCCTGCTCGCCCTGGACGGCGTGGCCGACCCCCGGCACCGAGACCGGGCTACAGCCGACCTGATCTGGTTTCCGACCGGTGGCGGCAAGACGGAGGCGTATCTCCTGCTGGCCGCGTTCGCCATGGTGCTCCGCCGGGGTGAGAAGGGCGGTGGGGGCACCGCTGTCCTGAGCCGCTACACCCTGAGTCTGCTCACCACCCAGCAGTTCCAGCGAGCGGCCACCACCATCTGCGCTCTGGAGACACTGCGCCGCGCCGACCCGGCTCCCTACGGGGACGAGCCCTTTTCCATCGGCCTGTGGGTGGGCGAGTCCACCTCCCCGAACTCGTACGAGAAAGCACGCGCTGTCTTCGACGACGTGCGCGGTGCCGCCCGGCCCGACGATGCCTTTATCCTCGACCGCTGCCCCTGGTGTGGCACACGCGTCGTGCCTGCCCACAAGTCACCCGACATCGGGGACTACGGAGTACGCGCCACGGCCGACTCGTTCAGCTTCTACTGCCCGCGCGAGGAGTGCGCCTTCCACGACGAACTGCCCGTCGCAGTGGTCGACGAGCAGCTGTACGACCGGCCACCCACCTTCGTCCTGGGCACCGTGGACAAGTTCGCCCGGCTCGCATGGGAACCGCGCTCGGGACGGCTGTTCGGCGCGGGCAGCGGGAACCTGCCGCCGTCCCTCGTCATCCAGGACGAGCTGCACCTGCTCACCGGCCCGCTCGGCACCACCGTCGGCCTGTACGAGGCGGCAGTGCTCGGGCTGTGCACCGACCGCGACGGCATCGGACCCAAGGTCGTGGCGTCCACGGCGACGATCCGCCGCTCCGGCGAGCAGATCCGCGCCCTCTACGGCAGCGGCGCCCAGCTCTTCCCGCCCGCCGGACTCGACTCCCGGCATTCCTACTTCGCCGAACCTGACACGTCCCGTCCCGGCCGCCGCTACCTCGGCGTCATGGCCCAGGGACACACCGCGGGCCGCGCCGCCGTAGCCACCGCCGCCGCGATGCTCCAGGGTGCCTACGAACTCCCGGAGGAGCACCGCGACGCCTACTGGACGCTGGTCGCCTACCACCACAGCCTCCGCGAACTCGGCCGTACGGTCACGGCTGCGGCCGATGACATCCCCGCACAGCTCACGGGGCTGGATTCGGGTTCGGGAATCAGGGGACTGGCGGACCACCAAGTACAGGAACTCACCAGCAACCTGCCGCGTGCCGAACAGCCCGTCCTCCTCGACCGGCTCGAAAAGCCCTGGCGCGACCCGCAGTCGGTGTCGTTCCTGCCCTGCACCAACATGCTGTCCGTCGGCATCGACGTGAAGCGGCTCGCGCTGATGCTCATGCAGGGACAGCCCAAGACGACGGCCGAATACATCCAGGCCACAAGCCGGGTCGGCCGGCATACCGTGCCCGGTCTCGTTGTCACCTTCTTCAACGCCACCCGCCCCAGGGATCGTTCGCACTACGAGACCTTCGACGCGTACCACCGCTCCCTCTATCGGTACGTCGAACCGACCAGCGTCACCCCTTGGTCCGTCCCCTCACGTCGGCGCGCTCTGCACGCCGCGCTCGTCATCCTCGTACGCCACCGCCACCGCCTCGGCCTCGCCGCCGAGAACCAGGCCGGGAACATCCTCGACCGGCTGCCCGAGGTGGAAGCCCTCGTCGAGGAGCTGGCGCTGCGGGCCGCCGCCGGTGAACCGTCTGCCGCCGACGCCGTACGCAAGGAAATCGCGGAACTCCTCGCCGACTGGGAGGACGCCGCGCGCGAGGTCCGCAAGGACGGCCGAGAGATGTACTACCGCAGCCAGGGCAAGGGACAGTCCAACTTGATCAAGAGCTTCGAGCAGCGCTACGGCCTTTGGGAGACACCGAACTCGATGCGCAACGTCGACCGGGAATGCCAGGTGATGGTGAAGGGAGCCGACCTGTGA
- a CDS encoding DNA helicase, whose amino-acid sequence MTLTYLDLVPEQRSCLDALPFDGNHLISGPPGSGKSLLAGQRAIMLALTGTPAVLLTRSSLLRQSLAATVHALGPEDRSVRVATAHAWLTEWYGGRPSRGADGWFDWPAFYDRAVETGPVPGLTLVVDEGQDLPPEFYRLCRLLGARTTVFADECQRLTDTNSTLAEIAERLGRCTRLALDGNHRNTRQIASFAAHFNTGSGLPALPEREGPPPRLHRLPHGGAADLLIVLAQRHPRQSIGVIVNSTRTQLSLLGSLERRAPRLKPQLYTSRARAAQGRYRTLDLGRPGIVLVHRASAKGLGFDTVVIPDTHTDAAVDPTSAALRMTYYVLATRARHELHLAYEGETEPPVCAQVGPGDLLRG is encoded by the coding sequence GTGACCCTCACCTACCTTGACCTCGTACCGGAACAGCGCTCCTGCCTCGACGCCCTCCCCTTCGACGGCAATCACCTGATCAGCGGTCCGCCCGGCAGTGGCAAGAGCCTCCTGGCGGGGCAACGGGCCATCATGCTCGCCCTCACCGGCACACCGGCAGTCCTGCTGACCCGCTCCAGTCTGCTCCGCCAGTCACTGGCCGCGACCGTGCACGCGCTCGGCCCGGAGGACCGCAGCGTGCGCGTGGCGACCGCACACGCGTGGCTCACCGAGTGGTACGGCGGAAGGCCCTCACGCGGCGCGGACGGCTGGTTCGACTGGCCCGCCTTCTACGACCGTGCCGTGGAGACCGGCCCGGTGCCCGGACTCACCCTGGTCGTCGACGAAGGCCAGGACCTGCCCCCGGAGTTCTATCGCCTTTGCCGTCTGCTGGGAGCGCGGACGACAGTGTTCGCGGACGAGTGCCAGCGGCTGACCGACACCAACTCCACGCTTGCCGAGATCGCCGAGCGGCTGGGCCGCTGTACACGTCTCGCACTTGACGGCAACCATCGCAACACACGCCAGATCGCTTCCTTCGCCGCTCACTTCAACACGGGGAGCGGTCTGCCTGCCCTCCCCGAACGCGAAGGGCCGCCCCCGCGATTGCACCGTCTACCGCACGGCGGCGCAGCTGACCTGCTGATCGTTCTGGCGCAGAGGCACCCGCGGCAGAGCATCGGGGTGATCGTGAATTCCACCCGCACCCAGCTTTCGCTGCTCGGCAGTCTGGAGCGTAGAGCACCCCGGCTCAAACCGCAGCTGTACACCTCCCGGGCGCGAGCGGCGCAAGGCCGTTACCGCACGCTTGACCTCGGCCGCCCGGGGATCGTGCTCGTCCACCGGGCGAGTGCCAAAGGGCTGGGCTTCGACACGGTCGTCATTCCCGACACGCATACTGACGCGGCGGTCGATCCGACCTCGGCCGCACTGCGCATGACGTACTACGTCCTGGCAACCCGGGCACGACATGAACTCCACTTGGCATACGAGGGAGAAACGGAGCCACCTGTGTGCGCGCAGGTGGGGCCCGGGGACCTGCTGCGCGGATGA
- the drmB gene encoding DUF1998 domain-containing protein, with protein MNRTLRVRQSQTVLPFGVGAVFDIQGESFVATGVGDWPQKAKQRVESPRLAGRLGVTGFYAAPPTANERFDSPDAPGAPYIRFPSWLFCGACRRMRRWRIADEKPGQPPRCPSCSPGRTLAPMRFVQICAAGHLSDVDWWFWAHSRREAGERRQCGEREKLRFVVSERASGLEALSVTCTAKGCGASRDLLDILGTHGMRCSGRNPWQRVGEATECAVPVQIVQRTAGNLYYPVVHSALDIPESDAPTSQGDEELAGRVREHDLWVSLCRVAGTPRADVFRTMIQEDTGADDQLLDALLAEETGQPVPVASSGPATAPASPDLSREEWAAFTAPTPPATRDFALRETTLGLGQETAEPWAGLHRRIGRIVLADRLREVRALSGFSRVSPDASLVPADTARRLKWLPAVEVFGEGVLLTLDKDALAAWEGNPEVRRRVAGMRADFDRSFQKGRLQALTGEALSPRFVLLHTLAHLLIRQLSFESGYTTASLRERVYARPEQDQYGILVYTAAGDAEGTLGGLVQQGEPPRLAETLLRMTEAAAWCSADPLCAEHTGQGFGNLNRAACHACALLPETSCETGNTLLDRALVVGGERVPGYLEPIVTAARSAAVDALEEM; from the coding sequence GTGAACCGCACACTTCGCGTACGCCAGTCGCAGACCGTTCTGCCGTTCGGCGTCGGGGCCGTCTTCGACATCCAGGGCGAGTCGTTCGTCGCCACAGGTGTCGGCGACTGGCCGCAGAAGGCCAAGCAGCGCGTCGAGTCGCCCCGGCTAGCGGGCCGGCTCGGCGTCACCGGCTTCTACGCCGCGCCCCCTACGGCCAACGAACGCTTCGACTCCCCCGACGCTCCCGGAGCTCCCTACATCCGCTTCCCGTCCTGGCTGTTCTGCGGGGCCTGCCGCCGTATGAGGCGGTGGCGTATCGCCGACGAAAAGCCGGGACAGCCGCCTCGCTGCCCATCCTGCTCACCCGGTCGGACCCTCGCCCCCATGCGGTTTGTTCAGATCTGCGCGGCCGGTCACCTCAGCGACGTCGACTGGTGGTTCTGGGCTCACTCGCGACGAGAAGCAGGGGAACGGCGGCAGTGCGGTGAACGGGAGAAACTCCGCTTCGTCGTGTCCGAGCGCGCCTCTGGCCTCGAAGCGCTCTCCGTCACTTGCACGGCCAAGGGGTGCGGGGCCTCCCGCGACCTGCTCGACATCCTCGGCACGCACGGCATGCGCTGCTCGGGACGCAACCCCTGGCAGCGGGTCGGCGAGGCCACGGAGTGTGCAGTACCGGTGCAGATCGTGCAGCGCACGGCGGGCAACCTGTACTACCCGGTCGTGCACTCGGCGCTCGACATCCCCGAGTCGGACGCGCCCACGTCGCAGGGAGACGAAGAACTCGCCGGACGCGTACGCGAGCACGACCTGTGGGTGTCGCTCTGCCGGGTCGCCGGCACCCCGCGCGCCGACGTCTTCCGCACGATGATTCAGGAGGACACCGGCGCCGACGACCAGCTCCTCGACGCCCTGCTCGCCGAGGAGACCGGGCAGCCCGTGCCCGTCGCATCATCCGGCCCCGCCACGGCGCCCGCCAGCCCCGACCTCAGCCGTGAGGAGTGGGCCGCCTTCACCGCGCCGACCCCGCCGGCCACCCGGGACTTCGCACTGCGCGAGACCACCCTCGGACTCGGACAAGAGACCGCCGAACCCTGGGCCGGCCTACACCGCCGTATCGGACGGATCGTGCTCGCCGACCGGTTGCGCGAGGTACGCGCGCTGTCCGGCTTCAGCCGGGTCTCCCCGGACGCGTCCCTCGTCCCCGCCGACACCGCCCGGCGCCTCAAATGGCTCCCGGCCGTCGAAGTCTTCGGAGAGGGCGTCCTCCTCACGCTCGACAAGGACGCACTCGCCGCATGGGAAGGCAACCCAGAAGTGCGCCGGCGCGTCGCGGGCATGCGCGCCGACTTCGACCGCTCATTCCAGAAGGGACGGCTCCAAGCCCTGACCGGGGAAGCACTCTCGCCGCGCTTCGTCCTCCTGCACACCCTCGCCCATCTGCTGATCCGCCAGCTCTCCTTCGAATCCGGCTACACGACGGCCAGCCTGCGCGAACGCGTCTACGCACGCCCCGAACAGGACCAGTACGGCATCCTCGTCTACACCGCCGCGGGTGACGCCGAAGGCACCCTCGGCGGGCTCGTGCAGCAGGGAGAGCCGCCTCGCCTCGCCGAGACCCTGCTGCGGATGACCGAAGCCGCCGCATGGTGCTCCGCCGACCCCCTCTGCGCCGAGCACACCGGCCAGGGCTTCGGCAACCTCAATCGCGCGGCCTGCCACGCCTGCGCCCTGCTGCCCGAGACGAGCTGCGAGACCGGTAACACCCTGCTCGACCGCGCTCTCGTCGTCGGTGGCGAACGTGTACCCGGTTACCTGGAGCCGATCGTCACGGCCGCCCGGAGTGCCGCGGTGGATGCCCTGGAGGAAATGTGA